A window of the Bdellovibrio sp. ZAP7 genome harbors these coding sequences:
- the lon gene encoding endopeptidase La has translation MSFDDKVLEIPQTLPMLPVRDIVVFPYMIIPLFVGRDSSIRSVEEALAKNRLIFLASQKDISEENPTPDSIYTVGTIAMIMRMRKLSDGRVKILIQGVAKGRVKNYSKTSPSFEVAVEKIEEIPNQKSVVENEGLIRTAKEHIERIIAMGRPLSPDILLVLDDVTDPGRIADLIASNLGIKVQDAQKVLETHDSTERLKIVTEILAAELEVMQTQQKNRPNQKDDANKSQREYFLREQMKAIKNELGEQDSKSEEMDELRDKLTNAGMPPHVEQEAMKQLGRLERMHPDASEATMVRTYLDWMADLPWSKKSEDHIDLKRSKEILDEDHYELEKAKDRVMEFLAVRKLKPDLKGPILCFGGPPGVGKTSLGKSIARAMGREYFRIALGGVKDEAEIRGHRRTYVGAMPGKIIQALRQAKTNNPVIVLDEVDKLGSDFRGDPSAAMLEVLDPEQNATFRDNYLNVDFDLSNVLFIATANVLENIPPALRDRMEILNIPGYTENDKLLITKKHLIRRQIEANGITPENISFTDDGIKYLIAGYTREAGLRNLEREVGSVCRKVAKMVVMGEKNFVEVNATTVPEILGPPRFQRDDKIADSQVGVVQGLAWTQAGGEVLTVEALKMKGKGHLSLTGQLGDVMKESAHAAMSYARAHMEELNIPEDFFEKYDIHIHLPAGAIPKDGPSAGITLTTALVSLMTGTPVRHDLAMTGEVTLQGRVLPVGGIREKCLAALNLGITNIIIPMACKKDLADIPKVFRDNINFIFAENLDEVFAVAFDKDAATQTKKTGVKKEAKKTKSLAA, from the coding sequence ATGAGTTTTGACGATAAAGTTCTAGAAATCCCACAGACACTTCCAATGCTACCTGTGAGAGACATCGTTGTTTTCCCCTACATGATTATTCCTTTGTTTGTAGGTCGTGATTCTTCAATCCGTTCTGTTGAAGAAGCTTTGGCAAAAAATCGCCTTATCTTCCTGGCTTCACAAAAAGATATCTCTGAAGAAAATCCAACTCCAGATTCTATCTACACAGTAGGTACAATCGCGATGATCATGAGAATGCGTAAGCTTTCTGATGGTCGCGTAAAAATCCTGATTCAAGGTGTGGCTAAGGGTCGAGTTAAAAACTACTCTAAGACTTCTCCTTCTTTCGAAGTTGCAGTTGAAAAAATCGAAGAAATTCCAAATCAAAAATCCGTTGTTGAAAACGAAGGTTTGATCAGAACTGCGAAAGAACACATCGAGCGCATCATTGCGATGGGCCGCCCTCTTTCTCCAGACATCTTGTTGGTACTTGACGATGTCACTGATCCAGGTCGCATTGCTGACTTGATCGCTTCCAACTTAGGCATCAAAGTTCAAGACGCTCAAAAAGTTCTTGAGACTCATGATTCTACTGAAAGACTTAAAATCGTTACTGAGATCTTGGCTGCTGAGCTTGAAGTTATGCAAACTCAACAGAAAAATCGTCCAAACCAAAAAGACGATGCTAACAAATCTCAACGTGAATACTTCTTGCGCGAGCAAATGAAGGCTATAAAGAATGAGTTGGGCGAGCAAGATTCTAAATCTGAAGAGATGGACGAGTTGCGTGACAAACTGACAAATGCCGGTATGCCTCCTCATGTAGAACAAGAAGCTATGAAACAATTGGGTCGTTTGGAGCGTATGCATCCAGATGCATCTGAAGCTACAATGGTTCGTACATACCTTGACTGGATGGCGGATCTTCCTTGGAGCAAAAAATCTGAAGATCATATCGATCTTAAGCGCTCTAAAGAAATTCTTGATGAAGATCACTACGAGCTTGAAAAAGCAAAAGACCGCGTGATGGAATTCCTTGCGGTTCGCAAGTTGAAACCAGACCTTAAAGGACCAATCTTGTGCTTTGGTGGTCCTCCAGGTGTAGGTAAAACATCTCTTGGTAAATCTATCGCTCGTGCGATGGGCCGTGAATACTTCCGTATCGCTTTGGGCGGCGTGAAAGATGAAGCGGAAATCCGTGGTCACCGCCGTACTTATGTAGGTGCGATGCCAGGTAAAATTATCCAAGCTCTTCGCCAAGCGAAAACAAACAATCCAGTTATCGTACTAGATGAAGTTGATAAATTGGGTTCTGATTTCCGCGGTGACCCTTCAGCAGCAATGCTTGAGGTTTTGGATCCAGAACAAAATGCTACTTTCCGTGATAACTATTTGAATGTGGATTTCGACCTTTCAAACGTGTTGTTCATCGCTACTGCTAACGTGTTGGAAAATATCCCACCAGCATTGCGTGACCGTATGGAAATCTTGAATATCCCTGGTTACACAGAGAACGATAAACTTTTGATCACTAAAAAACATTTGATCAGAAGACAAATCGAAGCAAACGGTATCACTCCAGAGAACATCAGTTTCACTGATGATGGTATCAAATACCTTATCGCTGGCTACACTCGCGAAGCAGGTCTTCGTAACCTGGAACGCGAAGTAGGTTCAGTTTGCCGTAAAGTTGCGAAGATGGTGGTAATGGGCGAAAAGAACTTCGTAGAAGTAAATGCTACGACTGTTCCGGAAATCCTTGGTCCTCCACGCTTCCAACGCGACGACAAAATCGCTGACTCTCAAGTTGGTGTGGTGCAAGGTCTTGCATGGACACAAGCTGGTGGTGAAGTGTTGACTGTTGAAGCATTAAAAATGAAAGGTAAAGGACATCTTTCGCTTACGGGCCAACTTGGCGACGTGATGAAAGAATCTGCTCACGCAGCAATGTCTTACGCTCGTGCTCACATGGAAGAATTGAACATTCCTGAAGACTTCTTTGAAAAGTACGATATCCATATCCACTTGCCAGCGGGCGCTATCCCTAAAGATGGTCCTTCTGCAGGTATCACGCTTACAACTGCGCTTGTAAGTTTGATGACAGGTACTCCAGTTCGCCATGACCTGGCAATGACTGGTGAAGTGACTCTACAAGGTCGCGTACTTCCTGTCGGTGGTATCAGAGAGAAATGTCTTGCGGCTTTGAATCTTGGTATCACAAATATCATCATTCCAATGGCTTGTAAGAAAGACTTGGCTGATATTCCAAAAGTATTTAGAGACAATATCAACTTCATCTTCGCCGAGAATCTTGATGAAGTGTTCGCAGTAGCTTTCGACAAAGACGCTGCAACACAAACTAAGAAGACTGGCGTTAAGAAAGAAGCTAAGAAAACTAAATCTTTGGCTGCGTAA
- a CDS encoding penicillin-binding protein activator produces the protein MTSKLALIFSALVMASCTTTTTKKTEIKQAPVATKTNGKKGKGMSGLAAKPPPEPVPAPQIPAPVVNDPMAALKNLVVLSVQAPTKQEQDVYRLKAIEDVENRLNEKQLEEVADNSDYGFLRGHAMSRLADKALDERDIYKAKKYYSGVIDYLPESDLAARAKDILSQLEAAKTVQSKTIGVVLPLSGKNAPVGQRALRGLEMGLGLHVPGSGFKLAVMDSEGNPDSARRGVERLVKEDNVIAVVGSLLSKTAPAVAAKSDELGVPSIALSQRSGLTEIGPSVFRNSLTSEMQVRQLVRTAMDDLGMKKFAVLYPNDQYGVEFTNIFWDEVLARGGQITAIQTYSTKETDFRLVVQRLVGTYYGEGRQDEFNLRLKDLKHSDRKRSVRKDNTENVLPPVTDFDAIFIPDSAKAMGQIAAMLAFNDVRGVKLMGTNLWNTAGVAKRAGNFANNLMFVDSMAPTSQEQSRFLTEYKNLYGEAPTLIEVQAYDAGLILRQLVASGADSREALTAKLLGLKKFPGSLGTLSMSSEREIERPVVSLTVEKGEIAPLRVRQ, from the coding sequence ATGACATCGAAGCTCGCTCTGATTTTCTCCGCACTTGTAATGGCTTCTTGTACGACAACCACGACGAAGAAAACGGAGATCAAGCAAGCTCCGGTCGCGACTAAAACTAACGGGAAAAAAGGCAAAGGCATGTCAGGGCTGGCTGCAAAGCCCCCTCCCGAGCCAGTTCCCGCTCCGCAAATTCCTGCACCAGTAGTAAATGATCCGATGGCGGCTCTTAAGAATTTGGTCGTGCTATCTGTTCAAGCTCCTACGAAACAAGAACAAGATGTTTATCGCCTGAAAGCGATTGAAGATGTTGAAAACCGTCTGAATGAAAAACAACTCGAAGAAGTGGCAGATAATTCTGACTACGGATTCTTGCGTGGTCATGCGATGTCTCGCCTGGCTGATAAAGCCTTAGATGAGCGCGATATCTATAAAGCTAAAAAATATTATTCAGGTGTGATTGATTATTTGCCGGAAAGTGATCTTGCTGCCCGCGCTAAAGATATTTTGTCACAGCTTGAGGCCGCAAAAACAGTGCAATCAAAAACTATTGGGGTGGTACTTCCTTTAAGTGGAAAAAATGCGCCCGTCGGTCAACGTGCCCTTCGTGGCCTGGAAATGGGCCTGGGCCTTCACGTTCCGGGTTCAGGGTTTAAGCTTGCGGTAATGGACAGTGAGGGTAATCCCGACTCTGCTCGCCGTGGTGTTGAGCGTTTAGTCAAAGAAGACAATGTTATTGCCGTTGTCGGTAGCTTACTTAGTAAGACGGCACCCGCAGTGGCGGCGAAATCTGACGAGCTGGGCGTTCCAAGCATCGCACTTTCTCAACGTTCAGGATTAACAGAGATTGGGCCTTCAGTTTTCAGAAACTCCCTGACCAGTGAAATGCAAGTTCGTCAGCTGGTTAGAACGGCGATGGATGATCTGGGCATGAAAAAGTTCGCCGTACTTTATCCGAACGATCAGTATGGAGTCGAATTCACAAATATCTTTTGGGATGAAGTATTGGCTCGTGGCGGGCAAATTACGGCGATCCAAACTTATTCCACTAAAGAAACTGATTTCCGTCTGGTCGTACAACGCCTAGTGGGCACGTATTATGGTGAAGGTCGTCAAGATGAGTTCAATTTGCGCCTGAAAGATTTGAAACATTCCGACAGAAAACGTTCTGTCCGTAAAGATAACACTGAGAACGTTCTCCCGCCGGTAACGGATTTTGATGCGATCTTTATTCCCGATAGCGCTAAGGCTATGGGTCAAATTGCTGCGATGCTCGCATTTAACGACGTGCGTGGTGTAAAGCTGATGGGCACAAACTTGTGGAACACGGCGGGTGTTGCAAAGCGTGCTGGTAACTTTGCGAACAACTTGATGTTCGTGGACTCTATGGCTCCGACTTCGCAGGAACAATCTCGCTTTCTAACTGAATATAAAAATCTTTACGGCGAAGCACCGACGCTGATTGAAGTTCAGGCGTATGATGCAGGTTTGATTTTGCGTCAATTGGTGGCCTCAGGAGCCGATTCTAGAGAGGCTTTGACAGCTAAGCTCCTAGGGTTAAAGAAGTTCCCAGGATCCCTTGGCACGCTTTCTATGAGCTCTGAGCGCGAGATCGAACGCCCTGTGGTTTCCCTTACCGTGGAAAAAGGTGAAATTGCACCCCTCCGCGTTCGCCAATAG
- a CDS encoding DnaJ C-terminal domain-containing protein, producing MSKKDYYSLLNVSRTATADEIKKSFRKLAMQYHPDKNPGDKKAEEKFKELSEAYEVLSDTKKREMYDQFGHAGPGFGGGGGAGGPFGGAGGFGGFGNSGGFGGAGGGAGGDPFQDIFGDVFGDIFGGARGGPGAGARTRRPQKGTDLRYTLNVTFEEAAVGTEKVISFMRQRGNKEESAKLSVNVPAGVKEGQRLKLSGEGDAAGGSAGDLYVIIAVQEHPLFKRAENDVTLDLPITYTDAILGTNIEVPTLTGKAMIRIPPGTHSGQNFRLKGKGFPKIGGFGTGDMMVRILVDTPHNLSSRQKELIEELAKSGEATPMVKAFHEKVSHLMRNRK from the coding sequence TTGTCTAAGAAGGACTACTACTCCCTTTTAAATGTTTCGCGTACAGCGACTGCGGACGAGATTAAGAAATCTTTCCGCAAGCTTGCGATGCAGTATCATCCGGATAAAAATCCTGGGGATAAAAAGGCTGAGGAGAAATTCAAGGAACTCAGCGAAGCATACGAAGTTTTAAGCGATACTAAAAAACGCGAAATGTATGATCAGTTTGGCCACGCCGGCCCAGGTTTTGGGGGCGGCGGCGGAGCTGGTGGACCATTCGGTGGCGCCGGAGGATTCGGCGGTTTCGGCAACAGTGGCGGCTTTGGCGGCGCTGGTGGTGGAGCCGGTGGAGATCCCTTCCAAGATATCTTTGGCGATGTCTTTGGAGACATTTTCGGTGGCGCCCGTGGTGGTCCTGGAGCAGGTGCGCGCACGCGCCGCCCACAAAAAGGCACAGATCTGCGCTATACTTTGAATGTTACGTTCGAAGAGGCTGCCGTCGGCACGGAAAAAGTAATTAGTTTCATGCGCCAACGTGGCAACAAAGAAGAATCCGCAAAATTGTCTGTTAACGTCCCTGCCGGTGTGAAAGAAGGCCAACGCCTTAAACTTTCTGGCGAGGGCGATGCTGCTGGCGGAAGCGCCGGTGATTTGTATGTGATTATCGCCGTTCAAGAGCACCCTTTGTTTAAGCGTGCTGAAAACGATGTGACTCTGGATTTGCCAATCACTTATACCGACGCAATTTTGGGAACTAATATTGAAGTTCCGACTTTGACGGGCAAAGCGATGATTCGCATTCCACCAGGGACTCACTCGGGTCAGAATTTCCGTCTTAAAGGAAAAGGCTTCCCAAAAATTGGCGGTTTTGGCACGGGAGATATGATGGTGCGAATTTTAGTCGACACTCCTCACAATCTTTCTAGCCGACAAAAAGAATTAATTGAAGAATTGGCTAAGTCCGGGGAAGCAACACCTATGGTGAAGGCTTTCCACGAAAAAGTATCTCATTTGATGAGGAATAGAAAATGA
- a CDS encoding TraR/DksA family transcriptional regulator produces MNATELSTTELENLKDSLLFQKGSILNKSHEFIAEQSSISGAGDEAEVASQDVANNISIHLHERDRTALYAIERALGKIAEGTYGQCESCGELIGARRLQARPFTALCIECMEEQEALSH; encoded by the coding sequence ATGAACGCAACCGAACTAAGTACAACAGAACTAGAAAACTTGAAGGACTCGTTGCTTTTTCAAAAAGGCTCGATCCTAAACAAGTCACACGAATTCATTGCAGAGCAATCCAGCATCAGTGGTGCTGGTGATGAAGCAGAAGTTGCTTCTCAAGATGTTGCGAACAACATCTCTATTCATCTGCATGAAAGAGACCGCACAGCACTCTATGCAATCGAACGTGCACTGGGAAAAATTGCTGAGGGGACTTACGGCCAGTGCGAATCTTGCGGGGAGCTGATTGGCGCCCGCAGACTTCAGGCCAGACCTTTCACAGCCCTTTGTATTGAATGCATGGAAGAACAAGAAGCGCTCTCTCACTGA
- the grpE gene encoding nucleotide exchange factor GrpE — MSEENNSQNSNPAASSENFDVSSEIQKLQEQAEKYKNDFLYLRAEFENYKRNAIKERSELMKYGGERFIRDLLDIVDNFDRALQVNVTAENLNTFKQGVEMTASELKNLLVKHSVTEIPSEGAPFDPNIHEALSAEATDKVAPGHVARVFKKPYKLHDKVIRTGQVVVAKKPE; from the coding sequence ATGTCAGAAGAAAACAACTCTCAAAATTCTAATCCTGCGGCATCATCTGAAAATTTCGATGTCTCTTCTGAAATTCAAAAACTTCAAGAACAGGCAGAGAAGTATAAAAACGATTTTTTATACCTGCGCGCAGAATTTGAAAACTACAAGCGTAACGCAATCAAAGAACGTTCAGAGTTAATGAAGTACGGTGGCGAGCGCTTCATCCGTGATCTTTTGGATATCGTTGATAATTTCGATCGCGCTCTGCAAGTGAATGTAACCGCAGAAAATCTTAACACTTTCAAACAAGGTGTTGAGATGACGGCCTCTGAACTTAAAAATCTTTTGGTTAAGCACTCGGTGACGGAAATCCCTTCAGAAGGCGCACCTTTTGATCCAAACATTCACGAAGCCCTTAGTGCCGAAGCTACTGACAAAGTCGCTCCCGGCCATGTGGCTCGCGTGTTTAAAAAACCTTACAAATTGCACGACAAGGTGATTCGCACAGGCCAAGTGGTTGTCGCGAAGAAACCAGAATAA
- a CDS encoding TraR/DksA C4-type zinc finger protein: MKTQITETIVTECRRKLILTKQDILNRIRAAQSAFVHAEKSGDEGDVSAAHIEEHTFLVSQERMRNQLLEIEMALGRIETGTFGMCEETEEPIEAERLLAIPWTRLSIEGAEMREAVGRKFAR, from the coding sequence ATGAAGACGCAGATTACAGAAACAATCGTTACCGAGTGCCGTAGAAAACTAATTCTGACAAAACAAGATATTCTGAATCGTATCAGAGCAGCCCAATCCGCTTTCGTTCACGCAGAAAAGTCTGGCGACGAAGGAGATGTGTCAGCAGCACACATCGAGGAACACACTTTTTTAGTTTCACAAGAGCGCATGAGAAACCAACTACTCGAGATCGAGATGGCCCTGGGCAGAATAGAGACCGGCACTTTCGGTATGTGTGAAGAAACCGAAGAGCCCATCGAAGCTGAAAGACTTCTTGCGATCCCTTGGACTCGTCTCAGCATTGAAGGTGCGGAAATGCGCGAAGCAGTAGGCAGAAAGTTTGCACGCTAG
- a CDS encoding pitrilysin family protein, with the protein MSKKFQLKNGLKVLLLESHKSPVVSVQMWVKTGSADEKKGEEGISHFIEHLVFKGTRKYKVGEIASTVEGSGGELNAYTSFDQTVFYVTISKQFTDVAMDVISEMMGYPTFDPQEIDNEREVVIEEIKRGQDSPGRRSSQLLFSNIFRKHPYGTPVIGYDKVVKKVSAKKIREYYQSRYVPSNMFLVIAGDFESKEMKTKVEKMFGGFEPFKLRKTSHTKEPAQKSIRIKIEQAKFETTTGYLSWRIPNVKHKDIAALEVLAAILGQGDSSRLMQTLRIREPLTNSVGTFSYSMPDDGLFAVSFNLEQENLDKALSAMIPELTRIIHEPPSPMEMQKAITNFASHEVYSMETVDNIARKAGGDEFYYGDHDHYRKYMKQVYSLKPEDIQKAAKKYFKADAFSLSLMTNMDKKVAEKSLKTFAKNLKKSLAETKPSKAKPAKFVPKKFSINTEAVKHTPETQRITLKSGATLLIREQKDTPYVSMKAAFLGGARMEDGTTNGLTELFSRNWLSGSKKFTEDDINHRVDELAAGIGAFGGRNSVGMSMDYLSPFEDKMLEIYTDSLLNPQFPEGILEREKVVQKNQVKSRNDNPSQICVMNFMKEVFKNHPYSRDLLGDDKSISAISQASLRKYYNDVAHAKNLTLCVVGDVDAKKWVKAFEEVTAALPAGKKIENHFPITKVTENRHVFHELKKEQSHIIVGYQGLTLKSPERYTLEIIQSILSGQGGRLFLELRDKNSLAYSVSPMHMEGIEGGYFGGYIGCSPEKAQKSIQMLKAEFNKLAEVKVGEEELTRAQRYLIGRHDIELQRKGTICNAILFDDIYGLDYRESLDVADKYFAITPEDIQKLAQKIFSQPEIISLVGPNDI; encoded by the coding sequence ATGTCTAAAAAATTTCAACTAAAAAACGGTCTAAAAGTCCTTTTATTAGAGAGTCATAAGTCCCCTGTGGTCTCAGTTCAAATGTGGGTGAAAACAGGCTCCGCCGACGAGAAAAAAGGCGAAGAGGGGATTTCTCACTTTATCGAGCACTTGGTTTTCAAAGGGACTCGTAAATACAAAGTGGGCGAAATCGCTTCAACAGTTGAGGGATCCGGCGGGGAGTTGAACGCCTATACGTCATTTGACCAAACGGTCTTTTACGTAACGATTTCAAAACAATTCACTGATGTCGCGATGGATGTGATCAGCGAGATGATGGGGTATCCGACATTTGATCCCCAAGAAATCGATAACGAACGCGAAGTGGTGATCGAGGAAATCAAACGTGGTCAAGACAGCCCGGGCCGCAGATCAAGTCAGCTTTTATTTTCAAATATTTTCCGTAAGCACCCTTACGGTACTCCAGTCATTGGCTATGACAAAGTCGTTAAAAAAGTCAGCGCGAAAAAGATTCGTGAATACTATCAAAGTCGATATGTTCCTTCGAACATGTTCCTGGTTATTGCCGGCGATTTCGAATCCAAGGAAATGAAGACAAAGGTTGAAAAAATGTTCGGCGGCTTTGAGCCGTTTAAATTGCGTAAGACATCGCATACCAAAGAGCCCGCGCAAAAAAGCATTCGTATTAAGATTGAACAGGCAAAGTTTGAAACGACGACTGGATACTTAAGCTGGAGAATTCCCAACGTTAAGCACAAAGACATTGCGGCCCTTGAAGTTTTGGCAGCGATCTTGGGTCAAGGAGATTCTTCTCGCTTGATGCAAACTTTGCGCATCAGAGAGCCATTAACAAACTCCGTCGGAACTTTTAGTTATTCAATGCCGGATGATGGTTTGTTTGCGGTTTCCTTTAACCTTGAACAAGAAAATCTTGATAAAGCACTGTCAGCGATGATTCCGGAACTGACTCGTATTATTCACGAACCACCTTCGCCAATGGAAATGCAAAAGGCGATCACTAATTTTGCCAGCCACGAAGTTTATTCCATGGAGACTGTGGATAACATTGCGAGAAAAGCCGGAGGCGATGAGTTTTACTATGGTGATCACGATCACTATCGTAAATACATGAAACAAGTGTATTCGCTTAAGCCAGAAGACATTCAAAAGGCCGCGAAGAAATACTTTAAAGCAGATGCCTTTAGTTTGTCGCTTATGACGAACATGGATAAAAAGGTCGCCGAGAAGTCTTTGAAAACTTTTGCTAAGAATTTAAAGAAATCTTTGGCTGAAACTAAACCGTCTAAGGCGAAGCCAGCGAAGTTTGTTCCTAAAAAATTCTCGATCAACACCGAGGCAGTTAAGCACACTCCAGAAACTCAAAGAATTACTTTGAAATCGGGGGCAACACTGTTGATCCGTGAACAAAAAGACACTCCTTACGTTTCCATGAAAGCAGCCTTCCTGGGCGGCGCCCGTATGGAAGACGGAACTACGAACGGATTGACAGAGCTGTTTTCAAGAAACTGGCTGTCTGGCTCTAAAAAGTTCACAGAGGATGATATCAATCACCGTGTGGACGAGTTAGCTGCGGGGATTGGTGCATTCGGCGGCAGAAACTCTGTCGGTATGTCGATGGACTATCTTTCCCCATTCGAAGACAAGATGCTTGAGATCTATACTGATTCATTGCTGAACCCACAATTCCCTGAAGGCATCTTGGAACGTGAAAAAGTGGTGCAGAAGAATCAAGTGAAGTCTCGTAATGACAATCCATCACAGATCTGTGTGATGAATTTCATGAAAGAAGTGTTTAAAAATCACCCTTATTCTCGTGATCTGTTGGGTGATGATAAATCCATCTCTGCCATCAGCCAGGCATCGCTTCGTAAATACTATAACGACGTAGCTCACGCAAAAAATCTTACTTTGTGTGTGGTTGGTGATGTCGATGCGAAAAAATGGGTGAAAGCTTTTGAAGAAGTGACAGCGGCTTTACCGGCTGGGAAGAAAATTGAAAATCATTTTCCGATCACCAAAGTGACTGAGAACCGTCATGTCTTTCACGAACTAAAAAAAGAACAAAGCCACATCATCGTGGGATATCAGGGTCTGACTTTGAAAAGTCCCGAAAGATACACTCTAGAAATCATTCAGTCGATTTTAAGTGGCCAAGGTGGTCGTTTGTTCTTGGAGCTTCGTGATAAGAACTCATTGGCGTATTCAGTTTCACCGATGCACATGGAAGGAATTGAAGGCGGCTACTTTGGTGGATATATTGGTTGTTCTCCAGAGAAGGCGCAAAAGTCCATTCAGATGTTAAAAGCAGAATTCAATAAGCTGGCTGAAGTTAAAGTTGGCGAGGAAGAGCTGACGCGTGCGCAAAGATACTTGATAGGTCGCCATGACATCGAATTGCAACGCAAAGGCACGATCTGTAATGCTATTTTATTCGATGACATTTACGGATTGGACTATCGTGAAAGCCTGGATGTCGCAGATAAGTATTTTGCGATTACGCCTGAAGATATTCAGAAGTTAGCTCAAAAGATCTTTTCGCAACCAGAGATCATTTCTCTGGTTGGACCGAATGATATCTAG
- the hemW gene encoding radical SAM family heme chaperone HemW produces the protein MAFGVYVHIPYCIQRCTYCDFATYEQSKILPPDQYVQLLFEEIRQKHRYYQPQKLDTLYFGGGTPSLIPAHLIVAVIKELGRYGYTTGPETEITIEINPATVDKDKLKMYIDHGVNRFSVGAQTFDDRLLKMVHREHSAKQTLETLDLLRAHNLNFSFDILFALPSQTLEGLKNDVRIAVEQGAKHISPYCLTVPDGHPLSKGRALEDEQVDMFDFIASELTGRGFQQYEISNFAIPGYESRHNMLYWIDQPYWSLGLSSHSYSKESPWGTRYWNLNSIGEYKKQILEHEGKEFTSPSQHLPDSQVEALEMHQALTDFCHTSMRLMRGLNERELQEKFPVAVYHQVSSIMSKLMGNGWVQADQGHWSLTREGLVISNKVFQELTFLKEDV, from the coding sequence ATGGCTTTTGGCGTTTACGTTCACATTCCCTACTGTATTCAGCGCTGCACATATTGTGACTTCGCGACTTATGAGCAAAGTAAGATTTTGCCTCCGGATCAGTACGTCCAATTGCTGTTTGAGGAGATTCGCCAAAAGCATCGCTATTATCAGCCTCAAAAGTTAGACACACTTTACTTCGGTGGTGGAACACCCAGTTTGATCCCAGCTCATCTTATTGTAGCCGTCATAAAAGAGTTGGGTAGATATGGCTATACAACTGGACCCGAAACCGAAATCACCATCGAGATCAATCCGGCGACCGTCGACAAAGATAAACTGAAAATGTACATCGACCACGGAGTGAATCGTTTTAGTGTCGGTGCTCAAACTTTTGATGATCGCTTGTTGAAAATGGTTCACCGCGAACACTCCGCAAAACAAACGCTTGAGACCCTGGACCTTTTGCGGGCACACAATCTGAATTTCAGCTTCGACATCTTGTTTGCGTTGCCGTCTCAGACTCTTGAAGGCTTAAAAAACGATGTGCGTATCGCAGTTGAACAAGGTGCAAAACATATTAGCCCCTATTGTTTGACAGTTCCTGATGGTCATCCACTTTCCAAAGGCCGTGCGCTTGAGGATGAACAAGTCGATATGTTTGATTTTATCGCGAGCGAATTAACAGGTCGCGGTTTTCAACAATATGAAATTTCTAATTTCGCAATCCCCGGTTATGAATCCCGTCACAACATGTTGTACTGGATTGATCAGCCCTATTGGAGTTTGGGACTAAGTTCTCATTCGTATTCCAAAGAATCCCCATGGGGCACGCGTTATTGGAATTTGAATTCCATTGGCGAATACAAGAAGCAGATTCTGGAGCACGAGGGCAAAGAATTTACTTCGCCGTCTCAACATTTGCCTGACTCCCAAGTCGAGGCCCTGGAAATGCATCAAGCCCTCACGGACTTTTGTCATACTTCGATGCGTTTGATGCGTGGCCTCAATGAGCGCGAGCTTCAGGAGAAATTCCCTGTCGCAGTTTATCATCAAGTATCCAGTATTATGAGCAAACTAATGGGCAATGGCTGGGTTCAAGCTGACCAGGGGCACTGGTCCTTAACACGAGAAGGCCTTGTTATTAGTAACAAAGTTTTCCAAGAGCTAACCTTCTTAAAAGAAGATGTCTAG
- a CDS encoding DUF2892 domain-containing protein: MKLSTNIGNKERVVRIIVGLAIASLAFWGPANMWFLLGLIPVMTGVVGWCPPYQLLHINTKSKSAHQ, encoded by the coding sequence ATGAAACTCTCTACTAACATCGGTAACAAAGAACGTGTCGTTCGTATCATCGTGGGTCTTGCGATTGCTTCACTTGCATTCTGGGGTCCCGCAAACATGTGGTTTTTGCTTGGTCTGATTCCAGTTATGACAGGGGTTGTTGGATGGTGTCCTCCCTATCAACTTCTTCATATCAATACGAAGTCAAAAAGCGCTCATCAGTGA